Proteins co-encoded in one Scyliorhinus torazame isolate Kashiwa2021f chromosome 31, sScyTor2.1, whole genome shotgun sequence genomic window:
- the ache gene encoding acetylcholinesterase codes for MKILSLGVLQLLVVLCQSQHHSELLVSTKLGKVMGTRLPVLSGYLSAFFGIPFGEPPVGNLRFRKPEAKRLWSGIWNASSYPKNCQQYVDTQFPGFPGSEMWNPNKEMSEDCLYLNVWVPSPRPRNATVMVWVYGGGFYSGASTLDVYNGKYLAHTQQVLVVSMNYRVGAFGFLALHGSQEAPGNVGLLDQRLALQWVQDNIHFFGGNPKAVTIFGESAGGASGGMHLLSPGSRDLFSRAILQSGSPNCPWATVSVAEGRRRAVELGRLLNCNLNSDEELIDCLRAKEPQELIDKEWSVLPYNSVFRFSFVPIIDGDFFPDSLESMLNSGSFKKTQVLLGANKDEGSYFLLYGAPGFSIDSESTITREDFMAGVKLSVPQASDLGLEAVALQYTDWLDENNGIKNRDAMDDIVGDHNVICPLMHFASKYSKFGAGTYMYFFNHRASNLVWPEWMGVIHGYEIEFVFGLPLEKQLNYTEEEEMLSRKIMHYWSTFARTGNPNEPHTQKRKWPPFTTSDQKFIDLNVEPIKVNKGLRVQMCAFWNQFLPKLLNATETIDEAERQWKMEFHRWSSYMMHWKNQFDHYSRQERCADL; via the exons ATGAAAATCTTGTCGCTGGGTGTCCTTCAGCTTTTGGTAGTCCTCTGCCAATCGCAGCATCACTCCGAACTCCTGGTCAGCACCAAGCTGGGGAAGGTGATGGGAACACGATTGCCAGTCCTGTCCGGCTACCTCAGCGCTTTCTTCGGGATACCCTTCGGTGAGCCTCCGGTTGGGAACTTACGCTTCAGGAAACCCGAAGCCAAGAGGCTGTGGTCAGGGATTTGGAATGCTTCCTCCTATCCCAAAAACTGTCAGCAATACGTAGACACTCAGTTTCCTGGGTTTCCTGGCTCAGAGATGTGGAACCCAAACAAGGAGATGAGCGAAGACTGTTTGTATCTCAACGTGTGGGTCCCCAGCCCAAGGCCAAGGAATGCAACAGTCATGGTGTGGGTCTACGGAGGTGGTTTCTACAGCGGAGCTTCAACTCTGGATGTCTACAATGGGAAATACCTGGCCCACACTCAGCAGGTGCTGGTGGTCTCCATGAACTATAGGGTTGGCGCATTTGGGTTTCTCGCTCTCCATGGAAGTCAGGAGGCTCCAGGAAATGTTGGGCTTCTAGACCAAAGGTTGGCTTTGCAATGGGTGCAGGACAACATTCACTTCTTCGGTGGGAACCCAAAGGCAGTGACTATTTTTGGAGAGAGTGCCGGAGGGGCCTCTGGAGGCATGCATCTGCTCTCCCCTGGGAGCAGAGACCTCTTCAGCCGGGCCATCCTCCAGAGTGGCTCGCCCAACTGCCCGTGGGCGACCGTCTCTGTTGCTGAAGGTCGGAGGAGGGCAGTGGAACTGGGAAGACTCCTCAACTGCAACCTGAACAGTGACGAAGAGCTAATCGACTGCCTTCGGGCGAAAGAGCCTCAAGAACTCATCGACAAGGAGTGGTCTGTCCTTCCCTACAATAGCGTCTTCAGGTTTTCATTTGTCCCGATCATCGATGGGGACTTTTTCCCAGACTCGCTGGAATCCATGCTGAACTCTGGGAGCTTCAAGAAAACTCAGGTCCTGCTGGGAGCCAACAAGGATGAAGGGTCTTACTTCCTTCTGTATGGAGCCCCAGGCTTCAGCATTGACTCGGAAAGCACCATTACTCGTGAGGACTTCATGGCAGGCGTCAAACTGAGTGTCCCCCAAGCCAGCGACTTGGGACTGGAAGCTGTCGCACTTCAGTACACAGACTGGCTGGATGAGAATAACGGCATCAAGAACAGAGACGCGATGGACGACATTGTCGGTGACCACAACGTCATCTGCCCCTTGATGCACTTTGCCTCCAAGTACTCCAAGTTTGGCGCCGGCACCTACATGTACTTCTTCAACCATCGGGCCTCCAACCTAGTCTGGCCAGAGTGGATGGGCGTCATCCACGGCTACGAGATTGAGTTTGTCTTTGGCTTGCCGCTGGAGAAGCAACTAAACTAcacggaggaggaggagatgctgaGCCGAAAGATCATGCACTACTGGTCAACGTTTGCCAGGACTGG AAACCCGAATGAACCCCACACGCAAAAAAGAAAATGGCCGCCATTCACCACCAGTGACCAGaagttcattgacctcaacgtggaACCCATCAAGGTCAACAAAGGTCTGCGGGTTCAGATGTGTGCCTTCTGGAACCagttcctccccaagctcctcaacGCCACAG